TTGCTGATGATTATATTGCTGGCAGTAAACAGGTAAATTCTCAATTTATGCGATTGGTAGATCAAACTGCGGTGGAGTTAAAGAACTTTGTCACTGGTGCAAATGAAGCTGGTTTTCATGTTGTTGGGGCAAATTGGGATGAGCAATTTAAATTACCAGCCTTAACCGTAGATATTCGTAAAGCAAGACCAGGCGATCGCTCCCTTCACGACTCAACCCAAACCCTACAAACAGCTAGAGGGATCGAAGCTGGTCACATCTTCCAATTAGGTACAAAATACTCTCAAGCGATGGGTGCAACTTATACCAACGAACAAGGAGAAGAAAAACCTTTAGTTATGGGTTGCTATGGTGTTGGTGTGTCTCGGTTAGCACAATCAGCCGTAGAACAATCCTATGATAAAGATGGGATAATTTGGCCAGTAGCGATCGCACCATATCACGCTATCATCACAATTCCTAACATTAAAGATGCCCAACAAATCGAAGTTGCCGAAAAACTTTACACAGAACTCAACAAAGCTGGTGTAGAAACATTATTAGATGACCGCGATGAACGTGCAGGTGTTAAATTCAAAGATGCAGATTTAATCGGTATACCTTTTAGAATAGTCACAGGTAGAGCAATTACAAATGGTAAAGTTGAAGTAGTCAAACGCGCAAACCGTGAAGCTCAAGAAATCCCCATTGACGAAGTTGTCAATATATTACAACAATGGATTAAAGAAGCGATCGCAGGGTAAAATCGAAATCTTGTGAGGTGGGCATCTTGCCCGCCCAAGCAAGCGAATATTTCCCAACATTAGGAAAGGTAAAATAAAATGGCTACAACAGAAATCAAATTTACCCTCACCTTACCAGAAGTCCCAGAAATTCATCATTTAGAAGCAGAAAAAAAAGCCAAAGAAGCATACATCATGACATTATTAAGTCATGGAGATATTAGTGCTGGACGTGCAGCAGAACTATTACAAATTGAACGGTGGCAACTTTCTGATTTAATGGATAGTTATAAAATCTCTCCCTTCCCCACCCAAACTAAGGAAGAATTGCAACAAGAAGTTACTCAAACATTAGAAATTTTAAACCAGTATAAAAAGTGATTATTGTTTCCGATACAACTCCTTTAAGTGAATTAGCAAAAGTTGGACAACTCAATTTACTGCGAGATATTTTTGACAAAGTTATTATTCCCATAGAAGTTTATAATGAAGTAACCACAGGAACTCATCCAGCAGTTAATTTAGTTAAATCAGCAGATTGGATAGAGATAATAGCAGTTAATAATTTAGAACAACTATCTAATCTGAAAAAAGCAACGAATTTAGGTGCA
The window above is part of the Dolichospermum sp. DET69 genome. Proteins encoded here:
- a CDS encoding UPF0175 family protein — encoded protein: MATTEIKFTLTLPEVPEIHHLEAEKKAKEAYIMTLLSHGDISAGRAAELLQIERWQLSDLMDSYKISPFPTQTKEELQQEVTQTLEILNQYKK